In Candidatus Woesearchaeota archaeon, one genomic interval encodes:
- a CDS encoding Fe-S cluster assembly protein HesB: MQKKPKPEKKEALPHIPLKTRRQLHKKILTWYARNARDLPWRKTKDPYAILVSEFMLQQTQVERVKPYYLAWLSQWPTITCLSRERPANVLRAWSGLGYNARALRLLQTAKRIVQEHNNKIPHNKEDLQRLPGIGAYTASAILAFAYNKPEPVIDTNIRRVLIHECSLPHTISAQDLATVAKQLIPKGRSRDWHNALMDYGATVLTSKTTNIPPTTKQPSFEGSTRQARGAIIRHLLSKGAVKLSREGFETTSKELAKQLQIAPERVAAALESLHNDGIIVFRKNQITLPD; the protein is encoded by the coding sequence ATGCAAAAAAAACCAAAACCGGAAAAAAAGGAAGCCCTGCCTCACATCCCGCTCAAAACGAGGCGCCAACTCCACAAAAAAATCCTCACGTGGTACGCCCGCAACGCCCGAGACCTGCCTTGGCGCAAGACGAAAGACCCCTACGCGATTCTTGTATCAGAATTCATGCTCCAACAAACACAAGTCGAACGCGTCAAACCGTATTATCTCGCATGGCTCTCGCAATGGCCCACCATCACCTGCCTTTCTCGAGAACGCCCCGCAAACGTTCTTCGAGCCTGGTCCGGTCTCGGATACAACGCGCGTGCCCTGCGCCTCCTCCAAACGGCAAAGCGAATCGTTCAAGAACACAATAACAAAATACCCCACAACAAAGAAGACCTCCAACGCCTCCCAGGGATAGGCGCCTACACTGCCAGTGCAATCCTTGCCTTCGCATACAACAAGCCAGAACCGGTAATAGACACGAACATCAGGCGCGTACTCATCCACGAATGCAGTCTTCCACACACCATCTCAGCCCAAGACCTCGCAACCGTTGCCAAGCAACTCATCCCGAAAGGACGATCACGCGACTGGCATAATGCGCTCATGGACTATGGCGCAACCGTCCTCACCAGCAAGACAACAAACATACCCCCCACAACGAAGCAACCCTCTTTTGAAGGATCCACCCGCCAAGCACGCGGAGCGATCATCAGACACCTCCTCAGCAAAGGCGCCGTTAAACTCTCCAGGGAAGGATTTGAAACAACAAGCAAAGAACTCGCCAAGCAACTCCAAATCGCTCCAGAACGCGTAGCAGCCGCTCTTGAAAGCCTACACAACGACGGCATTATTGTTTTCCGCAAGAACCAAATCACCCTCCCGGACTAA
- a CDS encoding TIGR00270 family protein produces the protein MNCDLCGADKALVRAVVEGVELSVCDACSSLGEVVATVVSKEVGKERGGEAPQSTRPIRRRATASYVEHPDSGESEEVVVSGAGLLVKQARERLGLKQEELARRLAIKESLLHKIENGSFEPSIVLARKLERFLKIRLVETSSDITAFNAAATSSEPLTLGDVLSVKKR, from the coding sequence ATGAATTGCGACTTGTGTGGTGCCGATAAGGCGTTGGTTAGGGCTGTTGTTGAGGGTGTTGAGCTGAGCGTGTGTGACGCTTGCAGTTCGTTGGGGGAGGTTGTTGCCACCGTCGTATCTAAAGAAGTTGGGAAAGAGAGGGGTGGAGAGGCTCCGCAGAGTACGAGGCCTATAAGGAGAAGGGCGACTGCTTCCTATGTGGAACATCCGGATTCGGGTGAGAGCGAGGAGGTCGTTGTATCTGGAGCAGGGTTGCTTGTGAAGCAGGCGAGGGAACGTTTGGGGTTGAAGCAAGAAGAGTTGGCAAGGCGCTTGGCCATAAAGGAGAGTTTGCTTCACAAAATTGAGAACGGTAGTTTTGAGCCGAGCATTGTTCTGGCACGAAAGCTTGAGCGTTTCTTGAAAATTCGGCTTGTGGAGACGTCGAGCGACATCACCGCTTTCAACGCGGCTGCGACGAGTAGCGAGCCCTTGACGTTGGGAGATGTTCTCTCTGTGAAGAAGCGCTAA